AGCAGCAATAGCGGGAACGAATATGGATGACAATCCAGGTATGACGATAGATGATAGTAGTTGTGCAAGACCAGTAGCTAGAAAATAAACAGTGGAATAAACGCCGATTGTAATAAGGTTCTTTATTTTGATAGTCTTTTTCATCTTAATCTCCTTTTAGCAAAATCTGATACATATTATATCAATAGTGAAAATGATTATCATTATCAATTAAACCAGTGAATGTGAATTTTTTGTGAATGTTTTAACGATGAAATCAATGTCATAAGGAAGTTTCACGAGCAATAAAACGATTTCATTTATTTTACGGAACTATACGGATAACAAAAAGTAGCTGAAACGTAAGACGGCGACTCCGAACACTTTCCTCTGTGTCGTACCTGACTAAAAGAAGGGTGCTGGTGGCGAGAAGATCTCTCGTTTTCTAATCCAATGTTGTCTACCATCTTCCTCCCTCGTATAAATAGTCTAGCGTGATGTTTATCACTGTAATGTATTATTAGAAAAATTAAAATAATCAAAAAGAGGAATGAGGGATAACGGTGGGAAAAATATGTTTGAATGACGTGTTATTAGAAGAAAATGTGACAGAGGTGTTTCATCCCACTTACAGGCAACCATTAGGTAATGGCAGTCGTGGGATCTCTCACTATGCGCTAACTCATGAACAAGCAGTCATTCATGCGGCTGACGGATATAGTCGATCGACCGGGAAAGTGGGGGTAGCGTTTATAACATCAGAATTCGGATTAGCGAATGCTGTAACAGGTTTAAATTCAGCACAAATTGATTCCATTCCTTTGCTCATTTTTGTCGGCCATGAGACATCGCATATAGATCGAGAGTTAGATGTCATGAGCATGTTGAATATGGTAGTGAAGCATCATT
The Salipaludibacillus sp. LMS25 DNA segment above includes these coding regions:
- a CDS encoding thiamine pyrophosphate-binding protein, with protein sequence MGKICLNDVLLEENVTEVFHPTYRQPLGNGSRGISHYALTHEQAVIHAADGYSRSTGKVGVAFITSEFGLANAVTGLNSAQIDSIPLLIFVGHETSHIDRELDVMSMLNMVVKHHYTVHSIESLLQVTRCGLQLAGEGRPGVVIIECHTHLLQAEGERSHMISHGDDELAKKRRVTDPGIEKVLTMLSQAEKSVIIVGGGH